In one Candidatus Scalindua japonica genomic region, the following are encoded:
- a CDS encoding type II toxin-antitoxin system RelE/ParE family toxin produces the protein MKMLFKPPFRKFVKKQSRSFQLAIEDEVEKILNNTDIGETKKGDLSEFKVHKCNFKGQQFLIAYHLEKHCIILYMIGSHENFYLKLKRHLKEAE, from the coding sequence ATGAAAATGTTGTTCAAGCCGCCATTTAGAAAGTTTGTAAAAAAACAATCAAGGTCTTTTCAGCTTGCTATTGAAGATGAAGTGGAGAAAATCCTGAATAATACTGATATTGGAGAAACAAAGAAAGGTGATCTGTCAGAATTCAAAGTTCACAAATGTAACTTTAAAGGTCAGCAATTTCTGATTGCTTATCATCTGGAAAAACATTGCATTATTTTATATATGATAGGAAGTCATGAAAATTTTTATCTTAAGTTGAAAAGGCACTTGAAGGAGGCAGAGTAA
- a CDS encoding phosphopantetheine-binding protein, with protein MTREDIFNIIKENIIKVLIDIDSDSISIDQSLKDLGANSIDRVEIAQDSMEDLNLVLPRVDLGQAQNINDLVNIFYKHINS; from the coding sequence ATGACCAGAGAAGATATCTTTAACATTATTAAAGAAAACATTATAAAAGTATTAATAGATATTGATTCAGATTCTATTTCTATTGATCAAAGCCTGAAGGATCTGGGAGCAAATTCTATTGACAGGGTTGAAATTGCTCAAGATAGTATGGAGGATCTTAACCTGGTACTGCCCAGGGTTGATTTAGGACAAGCACAAAATATTAATGATTTAGTCAACATTTTTTATAAACACATAAATAGTTGA
- the amt gene encoding ammonium transporter: MSNIKSCNKYKGQILIIFISIIVLTLVINPYYYLVYADYAETSAQLLQKKIDYIWIIIAASMVFFMQVGFTAFEAGSVQAKNAISVSIKNILNFLVSSIAFFIVGFGLMFGLSYEGYIGINNFLLNGIDVHPNTLGYAFVFFQLVFAGTAATIISGAFAERAKLLTHICTTIFVVCLIYPVFGHWAWGHLFHLNQYGWLGKLGFIDFAGSTVVHSISGWVALSGVIVLGPRIGKFNPDGTVNRMHGHNLPLATLGTFFLWFGWFGFNGGSLLRADTSIGLVIINTTLSGAVAGVAVAIFGKLRNKGLDAAEILLGIMGGLVAIGAGCSRVSSVYACIVGLCAGIIAMLAKDFIEKVLKVDDPVGAIPIHGFCGAWGTLAVGLFTPVSEFSLTNSNRLLQVGVQCLGIIGAFAWAFSLGLLFFWCLKKFVGIRVSTEEETKGLNISEYTDVTSWLDFVKITKVQDMNVALQGKIKERTEELENIKRNLEEDVRKRTSELEESRDDFKQKVEQLENFEKVAIGRELKMKKMEEEFENFKKSNDK, encoded by the coding sequence ATGAGCAACATAAAGAGCTGCAACAAGTATAAGGGACAAATTTTAATTATTTTTATAAGCATAATTGTGCTCACATTGGTTATCAATCCGTATTATTATCTTGTATATGCAGATTATGCGGAAACTTCTGCACAATTATTACAGAAAAAAATAGATTATATCTGGATTATTATTGCTGCCAGTATGGTTTTTTTTATGCAGGTAGGGTTTACTGCTTTTGAGGCAGGATCAGTACAGGCAAAAAACGCCATAAGCGTTTCCATAAAGAATATATTGAATTTCCTTGTAAGTTCTATTGCATTTTTTATCGTAGGTTTTGGGCTCATGTTCGGATTAAGCTATGAAGGTTATATAGGTATTAATAATTTTCTTTTGAACGGAATTGATGTCCATCCAAATACATTGGGGTATGCCTTTGTGTTTTTCCAACTGGTATTTGCTGGAACTGCGGCCACTATTATATCAGGAGCATTTGCAGAAAGAGCAAAGCTTTTGACCCACATATGTACAACTATTTTTGTAGTCTGCCTGATTTACCCGGTCTTTGGTCACTGGGCTTGGGGGCATTTATTTCATTTAAATCAATATGGGTGGCTTGGAAAACTGGGATTCATAGACTTTGCAGGTTCTACAGTTGTTCATTCCATTAGTGGCTGGGTTGCGTTATCTGGCGTGATTGTACTTGGCCCGAGAATAGGGAAGTTTAATCCTGATGGCACGGTAAACAGGATGCATGGACACAATCTGCCATTGGCGACATTAGGTACATTTTTTTTGTGGTTTGGGTGGTTTGGATTTAATGGAGGTTCTCTTTTACGAGCAGACACAAGTATTGGGTTGGTTATTATTAATACAACCCTTTCTGGTGCGGTTGCGGGTGTGGCTGTAGCAATTTTTGGGAAACTGAGGAATAAAGGACTGGATGCCGCTGAGATTCTTTTAGGAATCATGGGGGGCCTAGTTGCTATTGGCGCCGGTTGCAGTAGAGTAAGTTCCGTATATGCATGTATTGTTGGATTATGCGCGGGTATTATTGCAATGCTAGCTAAAGATTTTATTGAAAAGGTATTAAAAGTGGATGACCCTGTGGGGGCTATTCCCATCCACGGCTTTTGTGGGGCATGGGGCACATTAGCCGTTGGGCTGTTTACTCCTGTTTCCGAATTCTCATTGACAAATTCCAACCGTCTATTGCAAGTAGGAGTCCAATGCCTGGGAATTATCGGCGCATTCGCATGGGCTTTTTCTTTAGGCCTTTTGTTCTTTTGGTGCCTTAAGAAATTTGTAGGTATCAGGGTCAGCACAGAAGAAGAAACAAAGGGATTAAATATCAGCGAATATACTGATGTTACTTCCTGGCTTGATTTTGTTAAAATTACAAAAGTCCAGGATATGAATGTAGCGTTACAAGGTAAAATAAAAGAAAGAACAGAAGAACTGGAAAATATAAAGAGAAATCTCGAAGAAGATGTAAGGAAACGAACATCAGAATTAGAAGAGTCACGAGATGATTTTAAGCAAAAAGTAGAGCAATTGGAGAACTTTGAAAAAGTTGCTATCGGAAGAGAATTAAAGATGAAAAAAATGGAAGAAGAATTTGAAAACTTTAAAAAATCAAATGATAAATAA
- a CDS encoding phosphoglyceromutase translates to MSSRVIFVFLDGVGLGRASDNNPFTIAPMPNLYNIIQKPLVNGNFIFKEKLLLKGIDACLGVEGLPQSATGQTSLFTGTNAAKELGYHLVAYPNNTLIKIINEHNLLKNAVELGYKATFANAYHLERYNQLIQSGRISHAVTTLCVKSAQLSYRTLSDLQEGTAVYWDITHEVLRKEVSAISIVQPEIAGENLVRLSGNYDLVLYECFMTDILGHSGKLDDILSFLQVLDRFFSGIVKNMNNDTTLIITSDHGNIEDISVASHTYNPVPLLVIGKEAETFEKIESILEVTGAILSVLSGQ, encoded by the coding sequence ATGTCTTCAAGAGTTATTTTTGTTTTCCTGGATGGTGTTGGATTAGGTCGAGCGAGTGATAATAATCCATTCACTATTGCACCAATGCCTAATCTATATAACATCATTCAAAAACCATTAGTCAATGGAAATTTTATTTTTAAAGAAAAACTGTTGCTGAAAGGAATAGACGCCTGTTTAGGAGTAGAAGGCCTGCCGCAAAGTGCTACAGGACAGACATCTCTTTTTACCGGTACAAATGCTGCAAAAGAGCTGGGATACCATCTCGTCGCTTACCCGAATAACACATTAATAAAAATTATTAATGAACACAATCTTCTTAAAAATGCGGTTGAACTAGGTTATAAAGCGACATTTGCAAATGCGTATCATCTGGAACGCTACAATCAGCTGATACAATCCGGACGCATTTCCCATGCGGTAACGACTCTTTGTGTCAAAAGTGCTCAATTGTCGTATAGAACACTTTCTGATTTACAGGAAGGTACGGCGGTATATTGGGATATAACCCATGAGGTTTTAAGAAAAGAAGTCTCTGCCATTTCTATAGTTCAGCCAGAGATCGCGGGAGAAAATCTCGTCCGATTATCCGGAAATTATGATCTTGTTCTTTATGAGTGTTTTATGACAGATATCTTAGGACACAGTGGTAAATTAGACGATATATTGTCTTTCCTTCAAGTCCTGGATCGTTTCTTTTCAGGAATCGTAAAAAATATGAATAACGATACTACCTTGATAATCACCAGTGATCATGGAAATATTGAAGATATATCTGTAGCGAGTCACACCTATAATCCAGTTCCTCTTTTAGTAATAGGTAAAGAAGCTGAAACATTTGAAAAAATAGAGTCTATTCTGGAAGTGACAGGTGCCATTCTCTCGGTTCTGTCCGGACAATGA
- a CDS encoding PAS domain S-box protein, translating into MKLGTKCIMSISLLVILVLGTSFTWVIKKRNYLLKEGIINQAEILVKQIEITYNYFSEPQGDVSPDSMKVKADFNHLHHSATGMEFYNRISESTPYTVKLKTLKHNNSDKTLDGFETAVLKKMQDQKLRGAFYDETLSSRDEKLFRYIAPLYVEEACLSCHGEPSGRAFSTERRMAIYKTGDLWGIISVMAPLKPIHASLKANAIILICVASVSIVVIVFITHLLIKALITKPISKMSRVMASIANGDLDKRISISSRDEIGMLVTSINKMTEDLQKTTVSKAYVDGIIESMIDTLVVIDRNGKIKTVNKSTLDLLGYEQTDLIGNDINMILNDKDNPIANRSWSDIWKGDVLKDSDISYRTQKSEEIPMNFYGRIMRNSDGEVANIVGVARDMRQTKKLISELSDFKEATLYMLGDLEKARIELEKEEKKLDMIVTGVGAYLCLIDREMKITWGNKPFELQFGIVNDLQKDACNKIFGCGNVPPEDCTTKRVFKSGKIEETKRLVVDRDNEKKYYHFLGSPIKDDQGNITHVLELVQDITKMWQMEHQKEIIYNINRIITSGLMSDVFTSISNELKRIIEFDRISISLLDEKTEKFEVVAVDKSYDSTAINEGDWFPREGSLLDQVTFTGSPFIVKDTSRSTFWSDHLLLKEGVKSRLGFPLEYKGVIIGTINLASLKENNFSENHFTILEQIAMQLAIAIENARLFAKTIESEKRYKDLYDNAPDIYITNDENGIINNCNKTGAEILMYNTDELIGRHIFEFQTEKNRNVMEKLLPKRLNGQLVKGLELQLVKKDGSVIDVSLNDNHVCDDSGKIIAIQSAYRDITAKKSLESQLLEAEKLASTGRVVASVAHEINNPLEGIVNYLQLLLERMEDKDEKRRYVQLVMDGIYRIAGIVRRLLDSNLNILEEEGDHNININIQNVLTLLQSKLSQHKITVKQSFDKKAPNMRCHPNRLEQVFTNLILNAADSMQNGGIINITTQVNDNELLIEFTDNGCGIPEKDLTNIFEPFFSTKKGVGTGLGLWICYNIITEHSGRISVRSKLNVKTTFQISLPYKK; encoded by the coding sequence ATGAAACTAGGCACAAAATGTATCATGTCAATCAGCCTTCTTGTAATATTGGTACTGGGTACCAGCTTTACATGGGTCATAAAAAAACGTAACTATCTATTAAAAGAAGGAATTATTAACCAAGCAGAAATTCTCGTTAAACAAATAGAAATCACCTACAATTATTTTTCAGAGCCTCAGGGTGATGTCAGTCCAGATAGTATGAAAGTTAAGGCTGATTTTAACCATTTGCACCATTCGGCAACTGGTATGGAATTTTATAATCGTATCAGTGAAAGCACACCTTATACTGTTAAACTTAAAACCCTGAAACACAACAACTCAGATAAAACTCTAGATGGTTTTGAAACGGCTGTCTTAAAAAAAATGCAAGATCAAAAATTACGAGGCGCATTTTATGATGAAACGTTGAGTTCAAGAGATGAGAAATTATTTCGTTATATCGCTCCACTATATGTAGAGGAAGCCTGCCTCAGTTGTCACGGAGAACCATCGGGTAGAGCATTCAGCACCGAACGTAGAATGGCAATATACAAGACAGGTGATTTGTGGGGGATAATAAGTGTTATGGCACCTTTAAAACCCATTCATGCAAGCCTGAAAGCAAACGCAATAATACTTATCTGTGTTGCATCAGTTTCAATAGTTGTAATTGTTTTCATTACTCACCTATTGATCAAAGCTTTGATTACAAAACCTATATCAAAGATGTCTCGTGTGATGGCTTCTATTGCTAATGGCGATCTTGACAAAAGGATAAGCATCTCTTCACGAGACGAAATAGGAATGTTAGTTACCTCAATAAATAAAATGACAGAAGATCTACAGAAGACTACCGTGTCTAAGGCCTATGTGGATGGCATTATTGAAAGTATGATAGATACGCTTGTAGTAATAGACCGAAATGGTAAAATAAAAACCGTAAATAAATCAACACTGGATCTCTTAGGTTATGAACAAACTGATTTAATTGGTAACGATATAAATATGATCCTGAATGATAAAGACAATCCCATTGCGAACCGGAGCTGGAGTGATATTTGGAAGGGAGATGTATTAAAGGATTCTGATATTAGCTATCGTACTCAGAAAAGCGAAGAGATACCTATGAACTTCTATGGGCGTATAATGCGTAATAGTGATGGGGAAGTGGCTAATATTGTTGGTGTCGCCAGAGACATGAGACAGACAAAAAAACTCATAAGTGAATTATCAGACTTTAAAGAGGCAACTTTGTACATGCTGGGTGATCTTGAAAAAGCTCGTATAGAGCTGGAAAAAGAAGAGAAAAAACTGGATATGATAGTAACCGGGGTTGGAGCTTACTTGTGCCTCATAGATAGAGAAATGAAGATAACGTGGGGTAACAAACCATTCGAGCTGCAGTTTGGAATAGTAAATGATTTACAAAAAGATGCCTGTAATAAAATTTTTGGGTGCGGTAATGTCCCTCCGGAGGACTGCACTACAAAACGTGTATTTAAAAGTGGTAAGATAGAAGAGACAAAAAGATTGGTAGTTGACCGAGATAATGAAAAGAAATATTATCATTTTCTCGGCTCACCGATTAAAGACGATCAAGGCAATATCACACATGTACTTGAGTTGGTTCAGGATATTACCAAAATGTGGCAGATGGAACATCAGAAGGAGATTATTTACAACATCAATAGAATTATTACTTCTGGTCTTATGTCAGATGTGTTTACGTCCATAAGTAATGAACTCAAACGCATTATTGAGTTTGATAGGATTAGTATCTCCCTTCTCGATGAAAAAACAGAAAAGTTTGAAGTTGTGGCAGTAGATAAATCGTATGACTCCACAGCAATAAATGAAGGTGATTGGTTTCCTAGGGAAGGGAGTTTATTAGATCAGGTAACTTTTACCGGAAGCCCGTTTATTGTGAAGGATACTTCAAGGAGTACTTTCTGGTCAGATCATTTGTTACTGAAAGAAGGGGTAAAATCCCGGCTTGGTTTTCCACTTGAATATAAAGGCGTCATTATCGGAACTATTAACCTTGCAAGCTTAAAAGAAAACAATTTCTCTGAAAATCATTTCACAATATTAGAGCAGATTGCCATGCAACTAGCTATTGCCATAGAAAATGCCAGATTATTCGCAAAAACAATAGAATCAGAAAAAAGATATAAAGATCTTTATGACAATGCTCCGGACATATATATAACAAACGACGAAAATGGAATTATTAACAATTGTAATAAAACAGGCGCAGAGATTCTAATGTACAATACAGACGAATTAATTGGAAGGCACATCTTCGAATTTCAAACGGAGAAAAACAGGAATGTAATGGAGAAATTGTTGCCCAAACGTTTAAACGGACAGCTCGTAAAAGGATTAGAACTGCAACTGGTAAAAAAGGATGGAAGCGTTATTGATGTCAGCTTGAACGATAATCATGTTTGTGACGATAGCGGTAAGATAATAGCTATCCAGTCAGCTTATCGGGATATAACCGCAAAAAAAAGTCTGGAATCACAACTTTTAGAAGCGGAAAAATTAGCATCGACAGGAAGAGTGGTTGCGAGTGTTGCGCACGAGATCAATAACCCACTGGAAGGTATCGTTAATTACCTGCAATTGCTCCTGGAAAGAATGGAGGATAAAGATGAGAAAAGGAGATATGTTCAGCTTGTCATGGATGGTATTTACAGGATAGCAGGCATTGTAAGGCGTCTATTAGACTCGAATCTGAATATTTTAGAAGAAGAAGGAGATCACAATATTAATATTAACATACAAAATGTCTTAACTTTATTACAAAGTAAGCTTTCTCAACATAAGATAACGGTAAAACAGTCTTTTGATAAAAAAGCACCCAATATGAGATGCCATCCAAACCGATTAGAACAGGTATTTACAAACCTTATACTCAATGCTGCTGATTCAATGCAAAATGGCGGGATTATCAATATAACAACTCAAGTTAATGATAATGAACTACTAATCGAATTTACTGATAATGGTTGTGGAATACCTGAAAAAGATTTAACAAATATCTTTGAGCCATTTTTTAGCACAAAAAAAGGGGTTGGTACCGGTCTGGGCTTATGGATATGCTACAATATTATAACTGAACATTCTGGGAGGATCAGCGTTAGAAGCAAACTTAATGTTAAGACAACTTTTCAGATTTCATTGCCTTACAAAAAATAG
- a CDS encoding helix-turn-helix domain-containing protein translates to MKTAQKVYKEILEMPIKEREKLFAVIARRGFEKDYYNHEEVFDDIRQSPFTIKEASDYLEVAEITVRRWVKSGKIKARRVGKSIVFNADDLKKLKKRVNFRNNRLLV, encoded by the coding sequence ATGAAAACCGCACAAAAGGTATACAAAGAAATATTGGAAATGCCAATTAAGGAGAGGGAGAAGCTCTTTGCAGTTATTGCAAGACGTGGATTTGAGAAGGATTATTACAATCATGAAGAAGTGTTTGATGATATACGGCAATCTCCATTTACAATAAAGGAAGCCTCTGATTATCTTGAAGTGGCTGAGATAACCGTAAGAAGGTGGGTCAAATCGGGAAAAATAAAAGCGAGAAGAGTTGGTAAAAGCATAGTGTTTAACGCAGATGACCTTAAAAAATTAAAAAAAAGAGTAAATTTCAGGAACAATAGACTATTGGTGTAG
- a CDS encoding B12-binding domain-containing radical SAM protein, with protein sequence MKIELISPSTKSRILDYGGNLRVFGDDVFLMYGLALTTIAAYTPSGVEISITDENLSPIDFEKEVDLVGLTSLSFTAKRAYEIAAKFRQRGVKVVMGGVHATMLPEEALEHVDIVVIGEAEDLWPQLIDDFRNNSLKKIYRYDNKPTIDTQPIPRHDLLEFDRYLMYPVNTTRGCPYNCEFCTVHAFFGKGMRRRQITRVIEEIAKLRKGIRFKGYFFSNMKKPIAFVDDSICGDFKYAKELFRSLIPLKTLWWGQASLNFARDDELLDLMSRSGCISTTIGFESIKPENLDLMNKKINRVEEYKKSIDKIHSQGIYVYGAFITGNDGDSIEDFKKLVDFINDNNITEVQITVLTPCPGTKLSKDLDKESRILHKDWNKYDGQTVVFKPKNMTPDELQNGLYWTLQQVFSYQSIYKRLTALWSKSQFKSFTGNVPFYQKVLFFLYFASYIFSMDASRVKFVLKIILFSFRKKIDLFYTLLVINSHDYAYSFPKGIDPQAYREKIKNEKDNRSKGK encoded by the coding sequence TTGAAAATTGAATTAATATCTCCCAGTACAAAGTCAAGGATACTCGATTATGGCGGGAATCTCAGGGTTTTTGGAGATGATGTTTTTCTTATGTATGGTCTGGCTTTAACTACAATTGCCGCTTATACGCCTTCCGGGGTTGAAATTTCCATTACAGACGAAAACCTCAGCCCGATCGACTTTGAGAAGGAGGTTGATTTAGTTGGTTTAACCAGCCTCTCCTTTACCGCTAAACGGGCGTATGAAATAGCTGCAAAGTTCAGACAAAGGGGAGTCAAAGTAGTAATGGGCGGTGTTCATGCTACTATGCTGCCGGAAGAGGCCCTTGAACATGTCGATATTGTTGTTATTGGTGAAGCGGAAGACCTCTGGCCGCAACTTATAGATGACTTCAGGAATAACAGCCTGAAGAAAATTTATCGATATGATAATAAGCCGACAATTGATACTCAGCCTATACCAAGACATGATCTTCTGGAATTTGACAGGTACCTTATGTATCCTGTTAATACTACCCGGGGTTGTCCCTATAACTGCGAATTCTGCACGGTACACGCTTTTTTTGGAAAGGGTATGCGCCGAAGGCAAATTACAAGAGTTATAGAAGAGATAGCAAAACTTCGTAAGGGAATACGTTTTAAGGGCTATTTCTTTTCAAATATGAAAAAACCCATTGCATTTGTGGATGATAGCATCTGCGGTGATTTTAAATACGCGAAAGAGCTGTTCAGGTCCTTGATACCTCTGAAAACATTATGGTGGGGGCAGGCCTCATTGAATTTTGCCCGTGATGACGAGTTGCTTGATTTGATGAGCCGTAGTGGATGCATATCGACAACAATCGGGTTTGAATCAATAAAACCTGAGAACCTGGATCTCATGAACAAAAAAATCAACAGGGTAGAAGAGTACAAAAAATCAATTGATAAAATACATTCACAGGGAATTTATGTCTACGGTGCCTTTATAACGGGAAATGATGGAGACAGTATCGAGGATTTCAAGAAACTGGTAGACTTTATAAATGATAATAATATCACTGAAGTGCAGATTACTGTCTTAACTCCATGTCCCGGAACAAAGCTCAGCAAAGATCTGGACAAAGAAAGCAGAATTCTCCATAAAGATTGGAATAAATATGACGGGCAGACTGTTGTATTTAAACCTAAGAACATGACTCCCGACGAATTGCAGAATGGTTTATACTGGACACTCCAGCAGGTCTTTTCATACCAATCCATATATAAGAGATTAACTGCATTATGGAGTAAATCGCAATTTAAAAGTTTTACCGGTAATGTTCCCTTTTATCAAAAAGTACTGTTTTTCCTGTACTTTGCTTCTTATATTTTCAGTATGGACGCTTCAAGGGTAAAGTTTGTTTTAAAGATTATATTGTTTTCTTTCAGGAAGAAAATTGATTTGTTTTATACCCTGTTAGTCATAAACTCTCATGATTATGCATACTCATTTCCAAAAGGAATAGACCCTCAGGCATACAGGGAGAAAATAAAGAACGAAAAAGACAATCGTTCCAAAGGGAAATAA